From a region of the Paenibacillus lutimineralis genome:
- a CDS encoding phosphotransferase, whose translation MANSYPKTRIRRVVHRFGLVPLSSNTVASFYRKNAVIRVQTKSEAYAVKPFFRSLSLHSSTVDQMKTTANYIQLLMDNGFSCMPKWLTCTSGKLWTLHKGRPYYVTPWIKGRKLENQEDYEKLGQALASLHITSSHFLSKKAPFYDHIELWKSHDRLFRRQMMKAYQTDIKIRRWYKKFGKSCNRFSDRSWAELKRPEIVNLLRKERIRPVLIHNDITSYNVIISDDGQLFIIDWDRIKVGSMYIDIAAALTNTTQFNPVFIYSFLKGYEELHPLNQTERKWIASLYRLPREAWHATRFPNRPRSRNERNMLEIMEQTWLLRLKAMDFLEEWTHH comes from the coding sequence ATGGCAAATTCCTATCCCAAAACCCGAATACGTAGAGTTGTCCACCGCTTCGGCCTGGTTCCATTGAGCTCAAACACGGTCGCTTCCTTTTACCGAAAAAATGCCGTCATCCGAGTACAGACGAAAAGCGAAGCCTATGCTGTTAAACCTTTTTTTCGGAGTTTATCACTCCACTCGAGTACAGTCGATCAAATGAAAACAACTGCAAACTATATACAACTCTTGATGGACAACGGATTCAGTTGCATGCCTAAATGGCTTACGTGCACTTCCGGAAAGTTGTGGACTCTACACAAAGGAAGACCCTACTACGTAACCCCATGGATAAAGGGGAGAAAATTAGAAAACCAAGAGGATTACGAAAAACTTGGCCAGGCTCTTGCCTCCTTGCATATAACATCCAGCCATTTCCTTTCTAAAAAAGCCCCTTTTTATGATCATATCGAATTATGGAAAAGCCATGACCGTCTCTTTCGAAGACAAATGATGAAAGCATACCAAACCGATATAAAGATCCGTAGGTGGTATAAAAAGTTCGGGAAATCCTGTAACCGATTTTCAGATCGATCCTGGGCCGAGTTAAAAAGGCCAGAGATTGTAAACCTTTTGAGGAAGGAAAGAATTCGTCCCGTATTGATACACAACGATATTACTTCGTATAACGTCATAATTTCAGACGACGGCCAGTTGTTCATCATCGATTGGGACCGTATTAAGGTAGGCTCCATGTATATTGACATAGCAGCTGCCCTCACGAATACGACTCAATTTAACCCCGTTTTTATATATTCGTTCTTAAAAGGGTACGAAGAGCTCCATCCTTTAAACCAGACTGAACGTAAATGGATTGCCTCCTTGTATCGATTACCTCGTGAAGCTTGGCATGCCACTCGATTCCCTAATCGCCCTAGAAGCCGCAACGAGCGCAACATGTTAGAAATTATGGAACAAACCTGGCTTCTACGGTTAAAGGCAATGGATTTTTTAGAGGAGTGGACACATCATTAG